In Streptomyces nodosus, one DNA window encodes the following:
- a CDS encoding tRNA adenosine deaminase-associated protein: MYFAALLARTEDGWEASDTELDDVETLSDLTDLARDASVEEDTVLVLIEQEDTWFGVVRVEGEDDPRIYVSDAAAAARSSYGEILLTDELLGREPGDDTDDLDSLDLDGTEDGEPEPDDEDGPGTDAAVPHGPVGDSEIIDDLGVGEKELRALEASDALGSIAEALGASEVLETVR; encoded by the coding sequence GTGTACTTCGCCGCACTGCTCGCGCGCACCGAAGACGGGTGGGAAGCGAGCGACACAGAGCTCGACGATGTGGAAACCCTGTCGGATCTGACCGACCTGGCCCGTGACGCCTCCGTCGAGGAGGACACGGTGCTCGTACTCATCGAGCAGGAGGACACGTGGTTCGGCGTCGTCCGCGTGGAAGGCGAGGACGACCCTCGTATCTACGTCTCGGACGCCGCCGCCGCGGCCCGCAGCTCCTACGGCGAGATCCTGCTCACCGACGAACTGCTCGGAAGGGAGCCCGGCGACGACACCGACGACCTGGACTCCCTCGACCTCGACGGCACGGAGGACGGTGAACCCGAGCCCGACGACGAGGACGGTCCCGGGACGGACGCCGCCGTACCGCACGGCCCCGTGGGCGACAGCGAGATCATCGACGACCTCGGGGTCGGCGAGAAGGAGTTGCGCGCCCTGGAGGCCTCGGACGCGCTCGGCTCGATCGCGGAGGCCCTGGGCGCCTCGGAAGTCCTGGAGACCGTCCGTTAG
- the tadA gene encoding tRNA adenosine(34) deaminase TadA yields MTEEGTQAGATAPAADPVRDPWRAAMRLALDEAGRAAEGGDVPVGAVVLSADGSVLATGHNEREATGDPSAHAEILALRRAAAALGEWRLPGCTLVVTLEPCTMCAGAVQQSRVERLVYGARDEKAGAVGSLWDLVRDRRLNHRPEVIGGVLADECARLLTDFFRDR; encoded by the coding sequence ATGACCGAGGAGGGAACCCAGGCAGGCGCGACCGCCCCGGCCGCCGATCCGGTGCGCGATCCCTGGCGGGCCGCGATGCGGCTCGCCCTGGACGAGGCCGGCCGGGCGGCCGAGGGCGGTGACGTCCCGGTCGGCGCCGTCGTGCTGTCCGCGGACGGCTCGGTGCTCGCCACCGGTCACAACGAGCGCGAGGCGACCGGCGACCCCTCGGCCCACGCGGAGATCCTCGCGCTCCGCCGGGCCGCGGCGGCGCTCGGCGAGTGGCGGCTGCCCGGCTGCACCCTCGTCGTCACCCTGGAGCCCTGCACGATGTGCGCGGGCGCGGTGCAGCAGTCCCGGGTGGAGCGGCTGGTCTACGGCGCGCGCGACGAGAAGGCCGGCGCGGTCGGGTCGCTGTGGGACCTGGTGCGCGACCGGCGCCTCAACCACCGCCCCGAGGTCATCGGCGGGGTGCTCGCGGACGAGTGCGCCCGGCTGCTCACGGACTTCTTCCGCGACCGCTGA
- a CDS encoding Dabb family protein — protein MIRHLVLFKLNEGVQRDDPRVMEGVRAFEALGDVIDELRSWECAWNISDRPIAYDFAINSAVDNKDALRSYLEHPAHQAGVALWREFATWVIADYEI, from the coding sequence GTGATCCGGCACCTGGTCCTCTTCAAGCTCAACGAGGGCGTCCAGCGCGACGACCCGCGCGTCATGGAGGGCGTACGCGCCTTCGAGGCGCTGGGCGACGTGATCGACGAGCTGCGCTCCTGGGAGTGCGCCTGGAACATCAGCGACCGGCCCATCGCCTATGACTTCGCGATCAACTCGGCGGTGGACAACAAGGACGCGCTGCGGAGCTACCTGGAGCACCCGGCGCACCAGGCGGGCGTCGCCCTGTGGCGCGAATTCGCCACTTGGGTGATCGCCGACTACGAAATCTGA
- a CDS encoding RNA polymerase sigma factor SigF: MTVSASTAPPQDEAPAPAPGRPQETATAPDDPQESAQTAAHKRRGADTRALTQMLFAELKELEPGTPEHHRVRGALIEANLPLVRYAAARFRSRNEPMEDVVQVGTIGLINAIDRFDPERGVQFPTFAMPTVVGEIKRYFRDNVRTVHVPRRLHELWVQVNSATEDLTTAYGRSPTTAEIAERLRITEEEVTSCIEAGRSYHATSLEAAQEGDGLPGLLDRLGYEDPALDGVEHRDLVRHLLVQLPEREQRILLLRYYSNLTQSQISAELGVSQMHVSRLLARSFARLRSANRIDA, translated from the coding sequence TTGACCGTGTCGGCCAGTACCGCGCCACCCCAGGACGAGGCTCCCGCCCCCGCCCCCGGCCGGCCCCAGGAAACCGCCACGGCCCCCGACGACCCCCAGGAATCCGCCCAGACCGCCGCGCACAAGCGCCGCGGCGCCGACACCCGGGCGCTCACCCAGATGCTCTTCGCCGAGCTCAAGGAGCTGGAGCCGGGCACCCCCGAGCACCACCGCGTGCGCGGGGCGCTCATCGAGGCGAACCTCCCACTGGTGCGCTACGCGGCCGCCCGTTTCCGCTCCCGCAACGAGCCCATGGAGGACGTCGTCCAGGTCGGCACCATCGGCCTGATCAACGCCATCGACCGCTTCGACCCGGAGCGGGGCGTGCAGTTCCCGACCTTCGCGATGCCGACCGTCGTCGGCGAGATCAAGCGGTACTTCCGGGACAACGTCCGCACGGTCCACGTCCCGCGCCGGCTGCACGAGCTGTGGGTGCAGGTCAACAGCGCGACCGAGGACCTGACGACGGCCTACGGACGCTCCCCCACCACGGCCGAGATCGCGGAGCGGCTGCGGATCACGGAGGAGGAGGTGACCTCCTGTATCGAGGCGGGCCGCTCCTATCACGCCACCTCGCTGGAGGCCGCCCAGGAGGGCGACGGACTGCCGGGCCTGCTCGACCGGCTGGGCTACGAGGACCCCGCACTCGACGGGGTCGAGCACCGCGACCTGGTCCGGCATCTGCTCGTGCAGCTGCCCGAGCGGGAGCAGCGGATCCTGCTGCTGCGCTACTACAGCAATCTGACCCAGTCCCAGATCAGCGCCGAACTGGGAGTCTCCCAGATGCATGTGTCAAGGCTCCTCGCCAGGAGCTTCGCGCGATTGCGATCCGCAAACAGAATCGACGCGTAG
- a CDS encoding RNA polymerase sigma factor SigF — protein MSAEQGSSKVLTLMPSDSATDVLQDLQAPQDLPGAETLPAPEAQDLPSSEAIDTRTLSRSLFLRLAALDDNSPERAYVRDTLIELNLPLVRYAAARFRSRNEPMEDIVQVGTIGLIKAIDRFDCERGVEFPTFAMPTVVGEIKRFFRDTSWSVRVPRRLQELRLALTKASDELSQKLDRSPTVTELATALGVSEEDVVDGLAVGNAYTASSLDSPAPEDDGGEGSLADRLGYEDSALEGVEYRESLKPLLAKLPPRERRIIMLRFFANMTQSQIGDEVGISQMHVSRLLTRTLAQLREGLISD, from the coding sequence ATGTCCGCAGAACAGGGCAGCTCGAAGGTGCTCACGCTCATGCCGAGCGACTCCGCGACCGACGTGCTCCAGGACCTTCAGGCCCCTCAGGACCTCCCGGGTGCCGAGACCCTTCCGGCCCCCGAGGCCCAGGACCTTCCGTCCTCCGAGGCCATCGACACCCGCACCCTGTCCCGCTCCCTCTTCCTGCGGCTCGCCGCACTCGACGACAACAGCCCGGAGCGTGCCTACGTCCGGGACACGCTCATCGAGCTGAACCTCCCGCTGGTGCGCTACGCAGCCGCGCGCTTCCGCAGCCGCAACGAGCCGATGGAGGACATCGTCCAGGTCGGCACGATCGGCCTGATCAAGGCGATCGACCGCTTCGACTGCGAACGGGGCGTGGAATTCCCGACGTTCGCGATGCCGACCGTCGTCGGCGAGATCAAGCGGTTCTTCCGGGACACCTCGTGGTCGGTGCGGGTGCCGCGCCGCCTCCAGGAGCTGCGGCTGGCCCTCACCAAGGCCAGCGACGAGCTCTCGCAGAAGCTGGACCGCTCGCCGACGGTCACCGAACTCGCCACCGCGCTCGGGGTGTCGGAGGAGGACGTGGTCGACGGGCTGGCCGTCGGCAACGCGTACACGGCCTCCTCGCTGGACTCCCCGGCCCCCGAGGACGACGGCGGCGAGGGCTCCCTCGCGGACCGCCTCGGCTACGAGGACTCGGCCCTGGAGGGCGTGGAGTACCGCGAGTCCCTCAAGCCGCTGCTGGCCAAACTCCCGCCCCGCGAGCGGCGGATCATCATGCTGCGCTTCTTCGCCAACATGACGCAGTCGCAGATCGGCGACGAGGTCGGCATCTCACAGATGCATGTCTCCCGGCTGCTCACCCGCACCCTGGCGCAGCTGCGGGAGGGCCTGATCTCGGACTGA